One window of the Salvia splendens isolate huo1 chromosome 1, SspV2, whole genome shotgun sequence genome contains the following:
- the LOC121804292 gene encoding zinc finger protein 10-like produces MEEARYWMWAKTKPELAAYGDSWEEQAFAEDAAGALGGCVWPPRSYSCSFCRRDFRSAQALGGHMNVHRRDRARLKQSPSPTAPDILPQNPSQICTFLFNNPNPNPNQFPDSVPFVSPIPHVIRVFSPPTEEKNTLNLRFLSSNVDKGEKGDKPPSWSSFLSEKRVDSVRNSEKKPAAADPDSRAEREDCVTEDLWMSLNLGGRRRETNDEEVASCKRRRIEEKPLGLLSVVERCIPQPEVMKLCSAGGGDELDLELRLGDAPKVK; encoded by the coding sequence ATGGAGGAGGCAAGATATTGGATGTGGGCTAAAACGAAACCCGAACTAGCAGCCTACGGCGACTCCTGGGAGGAGCAGGCCTTTGCAGAAGACGCGGCCGGGGCCCTTGGAGGCTGCGTTTGGCCGCCTAGATCTTACTCTTGCAGCTTCTGCAGAAGAGATTTTAGATCAGCTCAAGCTCTTGGGGGCCACATGAACGTCCACAGGAGAGATAGGGCAAGATTGAAACAATCTCCAAGCCCTACCGCACCTGATATTTTACCTCAAAACCCTTCTCAGATATGCACCTTCTTGTTCaataaccctaaccctaaccctaatcagTTTCCTGATTCTGTACCCTTCGTTTCCCCAATTCCACATGTGATTAGGGTTTTTTCTCCTCCTACTGAGGAGAAAAACACACTAAACCTTCGTTTCCTCTCTTCCAACGTTGACAAGGGCGAAAAGGGCGATAAGCCTCCCTCGTGGTCGAGTTTTCTCTCTGAGAAACGAGTGGATTCGGTCAGGAATAGCGAGAAAAAACCGGCAGCTGCTGATCCAGACTCGAGGGCTGAGCGGGAGGATTGTGTGACTGAGGATTTGTGGATGAGTTTGAATTTGGGAGGTCGCAGGAGGGAGACGAACGACGAGGAAGTGGCTAGTTGTAAAAGGAGGAGGATCGAAGAGAAACCCTTGGGTTTGTTGAGTGTGGTTGAGAGATGTATTCCTCAACCCGAGGTGATGAAGCTATGCTCGGCTGGTGGTGGTGATGAACTAGATCTCGAGCTCAGGCTTGGGGATGCTCCAAAGGTGAAGTGA